A region from the Gossypium hirsutum isolate 1008001.06 chromosome A08, Gossypium_hirsutum_v2.1, whole genome shotgun sequence genome encodes:
- the LOC121205066 gene encoding uncharacterized protein, whose translation MNQWYHETIQGRSQAQQPPPPPTVPPITTPVAPPLIDESSKRTPIEKLRKFGAEEFRGRSDDDPVKAEYWLKSLERVFKQMMCSPEDYLRCAVLLLKEEAYNWWETIEAVVPADKLTWEFFQNEFKKKYAQDVVPTEEEMCIRFEEGLNDEIRMMIGGIEIREFVVLSDQAQKMEEVYNKKMQRERRGKEKGKRSGQSSAAGTVHSGTRDIGARSETRVPARTYAIRAREEASAPDVIAEFDVILGIDWLIEHNAIVNCREKLIDLKCQTGEIVSAEFGDKKNDVRIISAFTARKLIRKDNEAFLAYILDTRGSELKIEQLSVVNEFTDVFPKELPGLPPDCEVEFTIDSESFDQLKKMLTEAPVLTQPESGKANVVADALSRKSSLFALRAMNAHFALNEEGAVLVELKAKPMFLQQIQKL comes from the exons ATGAATCAGTGGTATCATGAAACAATACAAGGAAGAAGTCAGGCACAACAACCTCCTCCTCCCCCTACTGTACCACCAATTACAACCCCGGTTGCTCCTCCTTTAATAGATGAATCTAGCAAAAGAACACCGATTGAAAAACTCAGAAAGTTTGGAGCTGAAGAATTTCGAGGGAGATCGGACGATGATCCGGTTAAAGCAGAGTATTGGTTAAAGAGTTTAGAGAGAGTTTTTAAACAGATGATGTGTTCTCCAGAGGACTATTTGAGATGTGCAGTTTTGCTATTGAAAGAAGAAGCGTATAATTGGTGGGAAACCATTGAGGCAGTGGTACCAGCAGATAAacttacctgggaattcttccaaaacgAATTTAAGAAGAA ATATGCTCAGGATGTTGTACCGACAGAGGAAGAAATGTGCATTagatttgaagaagggcttaATGATGAAATCAGAATGATGATTGGAGGTATAGAGATTCGAGAATTTGTGGTTCTGTCTGATCAAgctcaaaagatggaagaagtgTATAACAAAAAGATGCAAAGAGAAAGAAGAGGTAAAGAG AAAGGTAAACGTTCGGGTCAAAGTAGTGCTGCTGGGACTGTTCATTCGGGAACGAGAGATATTGGAGCTCGATCAGAGACAAGAGTACCTGCACGTACATATGCTATCCGAGCAAGGGAAGAAGCTTCTGCTCCAGATGTGATAGCTG aatttgatgttattcttggaatAGATTGGTTGATTGAACACAATGCCATAGTGAATTGTAGagaaaaactgattgatttaaAATGTCAGACAGGGGAAATAGTTTCAGCTGAGTTCGGGGATAAAAAGAATGATGTCAGAATTATTTCAGCCTTTACAGCTCGAAAATTGATTCGGAAAGATAATGAAGCATTTTTAGCTTATATTCTTGATACTCGGGGTTCTGAATTGAAGATAGAACAATTGTCAGTTGTTAATGAGTTTACTGATGTGTTTCCTAaggaattacctggtttaccccCAGATTGTGAGGTTGAATTCACaattgat TCAGAGAGCTTTGATCAGTTAAAGAAAATGTTAACAGAAGCTCCAGTCTTGACTCAACCAGAATCAG ggaaagctaatgtagttgctgatgcacTGAGTCGAAAGTCATCTTTGTTTGCACTGCgggcaatgaatgctcattttgCTCTTAATGAAGAAGGTGCTGTATTAGTAGAATTGAAGGCAAAACCAATGTTTCTTCAACAAATCCAGAAGCTGTAG